A DNA window from Vagococcus penaei contains the following coding sequences:
- a CDS encoding metallophosphoesterase, translated as MTVRIGILSDQHINVNGIDSLMKLANYGDFLVDLALTQQLNYLVLLGDISWDKKQIDWLLDHLTKKLTGYCELRYVLGNHDLSQNYTLDEFLYPQDSRHLSVSPIVTHDKAFVGFDGFFDFSWSGLPPSQMNQERVLRYANERYFSDGSKLTRDDYQFIVNQQLTTFETQVNSLLGKGIKTIAVGMHFVPHAAFLKPVDSDQTAFKNAYMGSEKYGTAIEHFNGLVTDVYFGHTHRRLGHQLINDVTYHCVPVGIQRSWTLHGFKETDLVAQTRQTLQIIEWNS; from the coding sequence GTGACAGTGAGAATTGGGATTTTAAGTGACCAACATATTAATGTAAATGGGATAGACAGTCTAATGAAATTAGCCAACTATGGAGATTTTTTAGTAGATTTAGCGCTAACTCAACAGCTAAATTATTTGGTTTTACTTGGGGATATTTCTTGGGATAAAAAACAAATTGATTGGCTATTAGACCATTTAACGAAAAAATTAACCGGTTATTGTGAATTACGTTATGTTTTAGGAAATCATGATTTAAGCCAAAATTATACTTTAGATGAGTTTCTCTATCCACAAGACTCACGTCATCTGTCTGTTAGCCCGATTGTGACTCACGACAAAGCCTTTGTAGGATTTGATGGTTTTTTTGATTTTAGTTGGTCTGGACTGCCACCTAGTCAGATGAATCAAGAACGTGTGTTGCGCTATGCAAATGAACGTTATTTTAGCGATGGTAGTAAATTGACGCGTGATGATTATCAGTTTATTGTCAATCAACAGTTAACAACATTTGAGACGCAAGTTAACTCCTTACTAGGAAAAGGCATCAAAACAATAGCGGTTGGTATGCATTTCGTCCCACATGCTGCATTTTTAAAGCCGGTCGATAGCGATCAGACAGCCTTTAAAAATGCATATATGGGATCAGAAAAATACGGGACTGCTATTGAGCATTTTAATGGCTTAGTGACAGATGTTTATTTTGGTCATACACATCGTAGATTAGGCCATCAACTGATTAATGACGTAACATACCATTGTGTACCAGTTGGTATTCAGAGAAGTTGGACTCTGCATGGGTTTAAAGAGACTGATTTAGTTGCTCAAACGCGCCAAACTTTGCAAATTATTGAATGGAACAGTTGA
- a CDS encoding GNAT family N-acetyltransferase, whose product MIKKIQILTPDLLEELSQIWLQANLEAHAFITDTYWRTNYQVFQELLPTADLYVFSHQNQILGFLGLVDTYVAGLFVNKEVRGTGIGKRLVDEVKQERDILSLSVYEKNQAAYHFYLTQDFVKTGECLDQATKEKEYQMTWKKNG is encoded by the coding sequence ATGATTAAAAAAATTCAAATACTAACCCCTGATTTGCTAGAGGAACTAAGCCAAATCTGGTTACAAGCTAATTTAGAAGCACACGCATTTATTACAGATACTTATTGGCGGACTAATTATCAGGTATTTCAAGAATTATTACCAACCGCAGATTTATACGTTTTTAGTCATCAAAATCAAATTTTAGGTTTTTTAGGTTTAGTAGACACCTATGTTGCAGGTCTTTTCGTTAATAAAGAAGTCCGAGGAACTGGAATAGGTAAACGTCTAGTTGATGAGGTGAAACAAGAGCGCGATATATTAAGTTTGTCTGTCTATGAAAAGAATCAGGCAGCCTATCATTTTTATTTGACACAGGACTTTGTTAAAACTGGTGAGTGTCTTGATCAAGCTACAAAGGAAAAAGAGTACCAAATGACTTGGAAAAAGAATGGGTAA
- a CDS encoding branched-chain amino acid aminotransferase: MVNIDWNNLGFSYIKTPYRYLAHWKNGEWTKGEMTEDNTLHISEGSTALHYGQQCFEGLKAYRCADNSINLFRVSENARRFQDSATRLMMPVVPEEMFIEAVTKVVQYNADYVPPYGSGATLYIRPLLIGVGDAIGVNPAPEYIFTVFCMPVGAYFKGGLKPTNFIISDYDRAAPVGTGAVKVGGNYAASLLPGKEAKERQFSDCIYLDPATHTKIEEVGAANFFGITKDNKFITPISPSILPSITKYSLLYLAKERLGMEAIEGDVYLTELDQFSEAGACGTAAVISPIGGIQLKNDFHVFYSETEVGPVTKRLYDELTGIQFGDVTAPDGWITKVSSLTE; the protein is encoded by the coding sequence ATGGTAAATATTGACTGGAATAATTTAGGATTTTCGTATATTAAAACACCGTATCGCTATTTGGCTCATTGGAAAAATGGCGAGTGGACAAAGGGAGAAATGACTGAGGATAATACACTTCATATTAGTGAAGGCTCCACAGCTCTGCATTATGGACAACAATGTTTTGAAGGTTTAAAAGCGTATCGTTGTGCTGATAATAGTATTAATTTATTTCGAGTATCTGAAAATGCTCGTCGTTTTCAGGATAGTGCGACACGACTTATGATGCCAGTCGTTCCTGAAGAGATGTTCATCGAGGCTGTAACGAAAGTTGTTCAGTATAATGCTGATTATGTGCCACCATATGGTTCTGGTGCGACTTTATATATTCGTCCGTTACTGATTGGCGTTGGTGATGCGATTGGTGTGAATCCAGCACCAGAATATATTTTTACGGTTTTCTGTATGCCTGTAGGAGCTTATTTTAAAGGTGGGCTAAAACCAACGAACTTTATCATTTCTGATTATGATCGAGCAGCTCCAGTTGGGACTGGTGCGGTCAAAGTTGGAGGGAATTACGCTGCGAGTTTGTTACCCGGTAAGGAAGCTAAAGAGCGCCAATTTTCTGACTGTATTTATTTAGATCCAGCGACACATACAAAGATTGAAGAAGTTGGGGCTGCTAACTTTTTTGGTATTACTAAAGATAATAAATTCATTACGCCAATTTCGCCATCAATTCTTCCAAGTATTACGAAATATTCATTACTTTACCTTGCTAAAGAGCGTCTAGGAATGGAAGCAATTGAAGGTGACGTTTATTTAACTGAATTGGATCAATTTAGTGAAGCAGGTGCATGTGGTACGGCGGCGGTAATTTCACCAATTGGAGGAATCCAATTAAAGAATGATTTTCATGTCTTTTATTCAGAAACTGAAGTTGGTCCAGTGACCAAACGTTTATATGATGAATTAACAGGAATTCAATTTGGTGATGTTACTGCGCCTGATGGTTGGATCACTAAGGTCTCTAGTCTAACTGAGTAA
- a CDS encoding tripartite tricarboxylate transporter permease, whose protein sequence is MDSGLIIQMIIASLAASVLYSLIGFIPGTDETSVLMPVSLALILAGIQPIVVLAFFVSAFVTLGLMNLMPALIANLPGGVLSTPMIGASLIVKKHGRTTVMIKKAAVGSALGVIIALISSLFIAKLISPFTAQISQHANWIFIAGAIFLSLISQAKILSLISIIPFAILFQGLRSLYWQTGAVPADKTITTSFFLGITVAPLLVGLLSLLNTTERKKMETTSYNQMTIPINLDDKRSLNPFNTLTKRELASSSLSVLLANFMFVLSPVGLIVLFGESMSKKESNELKQAELKITVMSALAQATYLSGIMISIIALGVPIAPSAIGPGAAFFESPPVFKIGHTITDMYPTSTLMIAFVIGSLLAILFVYLLAATFAERLTLFVLKHIPHEAMLALFISLVLLLAYMDAGLINVFGVLLMSVCCGTLNRLGVGYGVQFMSLYAAPFIMTLLTKG, encoded by the coding sequence ATGGATAGTGGGCTAATAATACAAATGATTATCGCTAGTTTAGCTGCTAGTGTGCTTTACTCTCTAATCGGCTTTATTCCTGGAACCGATGAAACAAGTGTCTTAATGCCAGTATCGCTAGCTTTAATTTTAGCTGGAATCCAACCAATCGTTGTGTTAGCTTTTTTCGTCTCAGCTTTTGTCACACTAGGGCTGATGAATTTAATGCCTGCCCTAATCGCTAATCTACCTGGTGGCGTATTGTCTACACCTATGATTGGTGCATCATTAATTGTCAAAAAACACGGACGAACCACAGTCATGATTAAAAAAGCGGCTGTTGGCAGTGCTCTGGGTGTCATTATTGCACTTATTAGTAGTTTGTTTATCGCTAAACTAATTTCACCATTTACTGCACAGATTAGTCAACATGCTAACTGGATTTTTATTGCCGGTGCGATTTTTTTATCTTTGATTAGCCAAGCAAAAATTTTATCATTGATTAGTATTATTCCTTTTGCGATTCTCTTTCAAGGCTTACGTTCATTGTATTGGCAAACTGGTGCTGTTCCTGCTGACAAAACCATTACAACCTCATTCTTTTTAGGTATTACTGTAGCACCACTCTTAGTCGGATTGCTATCATTACTCAATACAACGGAACGTAAAAAAATGGAAACAACCTCTTATAATCAAATGACTATTCCAATCAATCTAGACGACAAACGATCGCTTAATCCATTTAATACCTTAACTAAACGTGAGTTAGCGAGCTCTAGTTTGTCCGTTTTATTGGCTAATTTTATGTTTGTCTTGAGCCCAGTGGGGTTAATTGTCCTATTTGGAGAATCTATGTCTAAAAAAGAATCAAATGAGTTAAAACAAGCAGAATTAAAAATTACCGTTATGAGCGCCTTAGCCCAAGCAACTTATTTATCAGGCATTATGATTTCGATTATTGCTTTAGGCGTGCCAATTGCTCCTTCCGCCATTGGACCTGGTGCGGCCTTTTTTGAATCACCACCAGTTTTTAAAATCGGGCATACTATTACCGATATGTATCCCACATCAACACTAATGATTGCTTTTGTCATTGGAAGCTTACTTGCGATTTTATTTGTTTATTTGTTAGCAGCAACCTTTGCGGAACGCTTAACCTTATTTGTGCTCAAACATATTCCACATGAAGCCATGCTAGCTTTATTTATTTCTCTAGTGTTGCTACTTGCTTACATGGATGCTGGCTTAATTAATGTGTTTGGGGTTTTATTAATGAGTGTCTGTTGTGGTACACTTAATCGGTTGGGTGTCGGCTATGGGGTCCAATTTATGTCACTATATGCCGCACCATTCATCATGACATTATTAACAAAAGGTTAG